One window of bacterium genomic DNA carries:
- a CDS encoding UPF0758 domain-containing protein: MKEEYSIKVKDLPEEEKPREKLKKYGPNVLKNYELLSIILGKGTIKEDVFGIAKRVIDEYGSRAITTEADVEKVKKILEIGDVHACQVVACFELGRRFFSQTKEVYIRTPEDAFKYLSEMKKLALSHFGQKQP, from the coding sequence ATGAAAGAGGAATACAGTATCAAAGTTAAAGATCTGCCAGAAGAAGAAAAGCCAAGAGAGAAACTGAAGAAGTATGGTCCTAATGTCTTGAAGAACTATGAGCTTTTATCTATTATCCTTGGTAAAGGAACAATAAAAGAAGATGTCTTTGGAATTGCTAAGAGGGTAATTGATGAATATGGCTCAAGGGCTATAACTACAGAGGCAGATGTGGAAAAGGTAAAGAAAATTTTGGAGATAGGTGATGTCCATGCTTGCCAAGTAGTAGCCTGTTTTGAATTGGGCAGGAGATTTTTTAGCCAAACAAAAGAGGTTTATATCCGGACACCAGAGGATGCTTTTAAATATCTGAGTGAGATGAAAAAATTGGCATTGTCTCATTTCGGTCAGAAACAGCCCTAA